The window GGTTGAAATCCGGGTGTTCCGTCAAAAATTTTCGCACCACGCCTGTGTTTTCCGCAAACGTCATGGAACAAGTCGCATAGATCAGTTTTCCCCCTGATTTCACACGGTTTGAGGCCAACCGCAACACACTGTTTTGGGTTTCAACCAGAGCGTTTATCTGTTCCAGACGGGTTCTCCAGCGCAGATCCGGGTTGCGTCGCCAGGTTCCGGTGCAACTGCATGGCGCATCCACCAGCACGCCGTCAAACTCCTGAGGAAAATTCGCGGGAACCTGAGTTCCATCCCAGGCGTTCGCACGGATACAACTCCACGGACCCCGGCTCACTCTTTTTTTGATTTCAGAAATTTTTTGTTCCCTGATTTCTGAGGCCCACACCTGCCCTTTGCCAGCCATCAAATCCGCCAGATGGAGCGCTTTGCCACCACCACCCGCACAAACATCCCACCATTTTTCTCCACAGGCAGGACAGCACAACAGTCCCACGCACTGCGAGGCCAGATCCTGCACTTCCAGATGGCCCTGACGATAGGAATCCAGTTCATTGAGATTGATCCTGGATTTAAAGCCCAACGCTTTGGGAACACCGGGATGCGTTGACACAACTCCGGCGTTTTTTTGAATTTCAGTCATTGCGGCATGGTATCTGTTTCCCTGAAATCGGAGCCACATGGGCGGGCGGGACTGTAACGTTGTGAGCAATTCCTGTTGAACGGCGATATTCTGAGCAACCTCAGGCAACCCGGACGCAAACCAGTCCGGAAGCAAACGAACAGGAGAGAGCAATTCCGGATCAAGCGGGAGCCAGGCAGACAGCCATTGCTGTTTTTCAGAAAGACTCCCCGCAATCTGCCAGTTTTCAGGCATGGGCTGGAGTGAATGCCGGGTTGCCAGTTCCTCACACAGGGCGTTCCACGGGGTTTCATCCAGAATCAGGGCCAGCAGGATTGAGCGGGAGGAAACAAAAACTTCCTCAATCCGGGAAATCCAGCCCCACCACCGGAACACGCCAAACACCACCTGTTGAATCAAACGCCGATCCCTGGCGCCAAGTTCTCTGTGGCCCCTGAAAAAATGCTGGAGTTCCTGATCGGCTGGAAGATCCCGCAAACAGGCATTCCAGGCACGCTCAAGTGCGATCTCACACAACTGAATCTGGCGTAAAATGATGGCTTGTTGACGGTTGGTCACAGGGGGTGAAGCATCGGTAGGGGCGACTGGCTGGTCGCCCTTGTTTTGTGTGGACGGTCGATCAATGGGCATTGACCCATTTTTCCAGAATATCGAACACCTGTTCCTTGCCGATATCATTGAAACATTCATGGTAGAAGCCATCAAACCATTCAATCTGGCGATCTTCCACGGTCAGATTGTTAAAGAATTTTTCCACCTGTGGAATGCTGACTGTGGAATCCGCAGTGCCCTGAAGCACCAGCAACGGACATTTGATCATATCTGCGTTGGCTACTGCCAATTGCCCATAGCGGGTGTATTCTGTGTAAAAGCGGGACGAAACAAGGTCATGCACCAACGGATCATTGTCGTAATCTTCAATCACCTTCGGATCTCTCGACAAGCCAGACGACGCCAGTCCGGTCGGTAACGCAAGGGTTGGGACATATTGACTGGTGAGTTGGCCCAGCAGTTTTTTCACAACAGGAACGTCAAAACCGGGCGCAAAACCAGGCGCGGAAAGAATCACGCCGGCAAAATTCTGTTCGCGCTGAGTGATATAATTCCCCACAATATTTCCACCCAGTGAATGTCCTAACAGAAAAACGGGCTTGCCGGGTTCTGTCTGCCTGACAATTTCCAGAAACTGGTAGAGGTCATCCAGA is drawn from SAR324 cluster bacterium and contains these coding sequences:
- a CDS encoding RsmB/NOP family class I SAM-dependent RNA methyltransferase, with translation MPIDRPSTQNKGDQPVAPTDASPPVTNRQQAIILRQIQLCEIALERAWNACLRDLPADQELQHFFRGHRELGARDRRLIQQVVFGVFRWWGWISRIEEVFVSSRSILLALILDETPWNALCEELATRHSLQPMPENWQIAGSLSEKQQWLSAWLPLDPELLSPVRLLPDWFASGLPEVAQNIAVQQELLTTLQSRPPMWLRFQGNRYHAAMTEIQKNAGVVSTHPGVPKALGFKSRINLNELDSYRQGHLEVQDLASQCVGLLCCPACGEKWWDVCAGGGGKALHLADLMAGKGQVWASEIREQKISEIKKRVSRGPWSCIRANAWDGTQVPANFPQEFDGVLVDAPCSCTGTWRRNPDLRWRTRLEQINALVETQNSVLRLASNRVKSGGKLIYATCSMTFAENTGVVRKFLTEHPDFNLSPVAHPLTGRHTSGEVWLWPQEADCDGMYVACMTRTLR